The Deltaproteobacteria bacterium genome window below encodes:
- a CDS encoding phospholipase C, phosphocholine-specific, producing the protein MAAMAATPAIIGCGETIEEPVVVGTPETAIEHVVVLMLENRSFDHYLGSLSLVEGRTDIEGLTADMSNPDPEGGVVNVYH; encoded by the coding sequence ATGGCCGCCATGGCAGCAACTCCCGCCATAATAGGCTGCGGTGAAACCATCGAAGAGCCCGTTGTGGTGGGTACCCCTGAAACTGCCATCGAACACGTTGTCGTTTTGATGCTCGAAAACCGAAGCTTCGACCACTACCTTGGCTCGCTTTCATTAGTTGAAGGCCGAACAGACATCGAAGGCCTCACGGCAGATATGTCCAACCCCGATCCCGAAGGCGGCGTGGTCAACGTGTACCACG
- a CDS encoding peptidylprolyl isomerase yields the protein MTTIAKDKAVSIHYTLTLDGGQVIDSSEGKDPLVYLHGHGNIIPGLEKELVGKGIGEKLSVTVNPEEGYGVHNPGLIQEVPREAFQGVDNLEVGMMFQAPGEGGHIQLIRIAGIEGDKITVDGNHELAGKTLNFAVEISEIREASPEELSHGHVHGPGGHQH from the coding sequence ATGACAACCATTGCAAAAGATAAAGCAGTTTCAATTCACTACACGCTCACTCTCGACGGCGGACAAGTCATCGACAGCTCTGAAGGCAAAGATCCGCTGGTTTATCTGCATGGACATGGAAACATCATCCCCGGCCTCGAAAAAGAACTAGTCGGTAAAGGCATTGGCGAGAAGCTCAGTGTTACGGTTAATCCAGAAGAAGGTTACGGCGTGCACAACCCAGGGCTGATTCAGGAAGTACCTCGCGAAGCTTTCCAAGGTGTGGATAACCTCGAAGTTGGCATGATGTTCCAAGCTCCAGGCGAAGGCGGCCACATTCAACTCATCCGTATTGCCGGCATCGAAGGTGATAAGATTACTGTTGATGGAAACCACGAGCTGGCCGGAAAAACTCTTAATTTTGCTGTAGAAATCTCCGAGATTCGCGAAGCGTCACCGGAAGAACTCAGCCATGGCCACGTTCATGGCCCAGGCGGACACCAGCACTGA